A window of the Fulvia fulva chromosome 11, complete sequence genome harbors these coding sequences:
- a CDS encoding FAD-dependent monooxygenase DEP4 has protein sequence MTEHEHFDVVVVGAGISSLSAAKEYLQCAPKTNLLILNDNKTTGGVWSEDRTYSGLQTNNLRGTLELPDHPFGDHLGIKQMEHPTGEAVHRYLLEYAEKFKISHRVRHETKALDVQKLDGGWKLMVDNKGRQHSITADKLIVGTGLQSIPQSLRLKGNAPIFHAGLLVEARAVLGKDNDVHRVTVCGASKYGWDCVYNMASAGK, from the exons ATGACAGAGCACGAACACTTTGATGTGGTAGTGGTTGGCGCAG GCATCTCGAGCCTTTCAGCAGCCAAGGAATACCTGCAGTGTGCGCCCAAGACGAACCTCTTGATTCTCAACGACAACAAGACTACTGGAGGTGTTTGGTCAGAAGACAGGACTTATTCTGGTCTACAGACAAACAACCTTCGAGGCACCCTCGAGCTCCCTGATCATCCTTTTGGCGACCATCTTGGCATCAAGCAAATGGAGCATCCGACTGGCGAAGCAGTGCATCGGTACCTCCTGGAATATGCCGAGAAGTTCAAGATCAGTCATCGTGTACGCCATGAGACTAAAGCTCTCGATGTACAGAAGCTTGACGGTGGCTGGAAACTGATGGTTGACAACAAAGGTCGGCAACACAGCATCACAGCAGACAAGCTCATAGTCGGTACTGGTCTGCAATCAATTCCGCAATCTTTACGCCTCAAAGGCAATGCGCCGATCTTTCATGCTGGATTGCTAGTCGAAGCAAGAGCAGTACTAGGTAAAGATAATGACGTCCATCGGGTCACCGTGTGTGGTGCTTCCAAGTATGGGTGGGACTGCGTGTACAACATGGCGTCTGCTGGCAAGTAA